From the Candidatus Bathyarchaeota archaeon genome, one window contains:
- a CDS encoding N-acetyltransferase has translation MQIREAREVDLEDVLFVEREAFGYDKEANLTRDMLFDPTAKPLLSLLAYIDNQPAGHILFTKGALPNEPHVKISLLAPLAVVPKFQNQKVGKNLIKHGLAYLKKSGVELVFVLGHPAYYPKAGFTPAAKFGLQAPFPIPKEVADAWMVQELRPNVLGSVKGTIVCCEALNKPQHWRE, from the coding sequence TTGCAGATACGAGAAGCAAGAGAGGTTGATCTTGAGGATGTTTTGTTTGTTGAGCGTGAAGCGTTTGGGTACGATAAGGAAGCAAACCTGACCCGTGACATGCTCTTTGACCCCACCGCAAAGCCGCTGCTATCGCTCCTCGCGTACATCGACAACCAACCCGCAGGACACATCCTATTCACCAAAGGAGCCCTGCCCAACGAGCCCCACGTAAAAATCTCGCTTCTAGCACCCCTTGCCGTCGTTCCCAAATTCCAAAACCAAAAAGTCGGCAAAAACCTCATCAAACACGGCTTAGCATACCTCAAAAAATCAGGCGTTGAGCTGGTTTTTGTGTTAGGTCACCCTGCGTATTATCCTAAAGCGGGGTTTACGCCCGCGGCAAAGTTTGGTTTGCAGGCACCGTTCCCGATTCCCAAGGAGGTTGCGGATGCTTGGATGGTGCAGGAGCTTCGCCCGAACGTTTTGGGCAGCGTCAAAGGCACAATAGTTTGCTGTGAAGCCCTAAACAAGCCCCAACACTGGCGAGAATAA
- a CDS encoding Vps62-related protein codes for MPTQNVPVPGSLKSRRYLVLFTVFLCVCLLASPAFMSPVCGQTDTQLAEQYAPVLHFTQGETFYPTNVDYIIESCTLKQRHIGGTPTLVDASPTAASLGSYSSIDLFLDNKLGDAKSIAEDYENQASSMGYHAYARVTQRGTSTIIQYWLFYVYNNGPLNNHQGDIEVIQVFLDSAGNPQTVLLSQHGAGQNAAWNDVEKVDTHPVVYVAQGSHANYFRAYQGKMGIENDVVGSDGKTVMPEELNLVMLGEVNNHPQSQSWLEFKGRWGYWGTEQEVALGQAGPHGPVFNQDGIRWSYPDLYLSTTFTVEGNYFTLAWLVANFLMLFLIYIVVRAAWKSVCIYRIQRKGGLMVKKFLKGHGGIGLMLGIVAILLTVAALFLPWYTITASSQAGPLAQEGGVTLMTMDGVNGLNVNMFVGAASSDSTSGYTSLFATQMPFAIALGAGVILLALDVLGVRSGKSLGLKLMTGAVTLLLPIIIILIFISQLPAFLPFASGLLPTQDIPVQVTTMIQTIASNPIQGTTSTAFPIVGTTTVNWGVGAGIYLFIAAAILRVAGGFLMFKAPKLAPPKTGNTQPQPETTQTPQP; via the coding sequence ATGCCCACTCAAAACGTGCCTGTCCCAGGGTCATTGAAGAGTCGTCGTTATTTGGTTTTGTTTACCGTTTTCTTGTGTGTTTGTTTGTTAGCTTCTCCAGCGTTCATGTCTCCTGTTTGTGGTCAGACTGATACGCAGTTAGCAGAACAGTACGCACCTGTTCTTCATTTCACTCAAGGCGAAACGTTCTACCCCACAAACGTAGACTACATCATTGAAAGCTGCACACTCAAACAAAGGCACATCGGTGGAACCCCAACCCTTGTTGACGCTTCACCTACAGCCGCAAGTCTAGGCAGTTACTCAAGCATCGATTTGTTCTTAGACAACAAACTAGGCGACGCCAAGAGCATAGCCGAAGATTACGAAAACCAAGCTTCCAGCATGGGTTACCACGCATACGCCCGAGTTACTCAAAGAGGCACCTCAACGATTATTCAGTACTGGCTCTTCTACGTCTACAACAATGGACCCCTCAATAACCATCAAGGTGACATCGAAGTAATTCAGGTCTTTTTAGACAGTGCAGGAAACCCACAGACCGTTCTGCTCTCCCAACACGGCGCAGGACAAAACGCTGCATGGAACGACGTAGAAAAAGTTGATACGCACCCCGTAGTTTACGTAGCTCAAGGTTCACACGCCAACTACTTCAGAGCATATCAAGGCAAAATGGGCATCGAAAACGACGTTGTGGGCAGCGACGGAAAAACTGTTATGCCGGAAGAACTGAATTTGGTGATGCTGGGCGAAGTGAATAATCACCCACAGAGCCAAAGCTGGCTTGAGTTTAAGGGACGCTGGGGTTACTGGGGCACGGAGCAAGAAGTCGCATTGGGTCAAGCAGGTCCCCACGGACCAGTCTTCAACCAGGATGGAATCCGATGGTCATATCCAGACCTGTACCTAAGCACCACTTTCACCGTCGAAGGCAACTATTTCACCCTCGCCTGGCTCGTAGCCAATTTCCTCATGCTATTTCTCATCTACATCGTCGTGCGAGCCGCATGGAAAAGCGTTTGCATATACAGGATTCAACGAAAGGGCGGCTTAATGGTGAAAAAGTTCCTTAAAGGACACGGTGGCATCGGGTTAATGCTGGGTATCGTAGCTATTTTGCTGACGGTTGCTGCGTTGTTTTTGCCATGGTACACCATAACGGCTTCTTCGCAGGCGGGGCCTTTGGCTCAGGAAGGCGGAGTTACGTTGATGACTATGGACGGCGTTAATGGGCTTAATGTGAACATGTTTGTGGGCGCGGCAAGTTCGGATTCAACTTCGGGCTACACCAGCTTGTTTGCTACTCAGATGCCTTTTGCTATCGCATTGGGTGCGGGAGTCATACTGTTAGCGCTTGACGTGCTGGGGGTTAGAAGCGGCAAAAGCTTGGGGCTAAAACTCATGACAGGCGCCGTAACCCTACTGCTCCCCATAATAATCATCCTGATCTTCATCTCGCAACTACCCGCGTTCTTGCCGTTTGCATCAGGACTACTACCTACCCAAGACATACCCGTCCAAGTAACCACCATGATACAAACCATAGCCTCCAACCCCATCCAAGGAACAACCAGCACAGCATTCCCCATCGTTGGAACCACCACCGTAAACTGGGGCGTAGGCGCTGGAATCTACCTGTTCATAGCCGCAGCCATACTACGAGTAGCAGGGGGCTTCTTGATGTTTAAAGCACCCAAACTCGCCCCACCAAAAACAGGCAACACCCAGCCACAGCCAGAAACCACCCAAACCCCACAACCCTAA
- a CDS encoding NAD(P)-dependent oxidoreductase, translated as MRLLVTGAFGNIGKAVIGEACSRGHELVVFEVDNKKTRKAARQYKDRIAGVVFGDIRDFGSVKAAVAQSDAVIHLAAIIPPLSKKNRDLTMAVNYGGTENLLKAIQTANPGMPLVFTSSASVMGPTQHQNRLVNRNDPLVVTGNYEESKIKCEELLKRSADNYLVFRLAGVLPTFSPWSFRDVFPLLEEIFDMHPDMRLEMITAQDVATALVTGAEKLKTKATPKNQAYILGGGEKNGWQLHGKQFLSSFFGAFSLPLPDTKYFTPNINTYHLDWYDTKKAQQEFNFQNHTLTQYLQQLQKSARPFKLPITLLRRFILKKLTQMSPYHPQNG; from the coding sequence TTGAGGTTGTTGGTTACGGGTGCTTTTGGGAATATTGGTAAGGCAGTGATAGGTGAGGCGTGTAGTCGGGGTCATGAATTGGTGGTTTTTGAGGTGGATAATAAGAAGACTCGGAAGGCGGCTAGGCAGTACAAAGACAGAATAGCTGGTGTGGTTTTTGGTGATATCAGAGATTTTGGGTCGGTTAAAGCTGCGGTTGCTCAGTCTGATGCGGTGATTCATCTTGCGGCGATAATTCCTCCGTTATCAAAAAAGAACCGTGACCTCACAATGGCGGTTAATTACGGTGGCACCGAAAACCTGCTAAAAGCAATCCAAACAGCTAACCCGGGTATGCCGCTTGTTTTTACTTCCTCGGCAAGCGTCATGGGACCTACCCAGCATCAAAACAGGCTGGTCAACCGAAATGACCCCCTAGTTGTTACGGGGAATTATGAAGAATCGAAAATCAAATGTGAAGAACTCCTAAAACGCAGCGCGGATAACTATCTTGTTTTCAGACTTGCTGGGGTGCTTCCAACTTTCTCGCCGTGGTCCTTTAGAGACGTCTTCCCTTTGCTGGAAGAGATTTTTGATATGCACCCAGATATGCGACTTGAAATGATAACCGCCCAAGACGTCGCCACCGCATTAGTCACTGGCGCCGAAAAACTAAAAACGAAAGCCACACCCAAAAACCAAGCCTACATCCTTGGCGGCGGAGAAAAAAACGGCTGGCAACTCCACGGCAAACAATTCCTCTCATCCTTCTTTGGCGCATTCTCCTTACCCCTACCCGACACAAAATACTTCACCCCAAACATCAACACCTACCACCTAGACTGGTACGACACCAAAAAAGCCCAACAAGAATTCAACTTCCAAAACCACACCCTAACCCAGTACCTGCAACAACTACAAAAATCCGCCCGACCCTTCAAACTACCCATAACACTGCTCCGACGATTCATCCTAAAAAAACTCACACAAATGTCCCCCTACCACCCCCAAAACGGTTAA
- a CDS encoding YbhB/YbcL family Raf kinase inhibitor-like protein, with translation MASLTVKSSAFEHNKSIPSKYTCDGEDISPPLTVEGIPKDAKSLALIVDDPDAPMGTFDHWLMWNIPPTGTIAENAVAGAQGLNSDKQASYMGPCPPSGTHRYFFKVYALDTQLNLDAKVTTKADLEKAMQGHILAQGELMGLYSRSK, from the coding sequence ATGGCGAGTTTGACGGTTAAAAGTTCGGCTTTTGAACATAACAAGAGTATACCAAGCAAGTACACGTGTGATGGCGAAGACATCAGTCCGCCTTTGACTGTTGAGGGCATACCAAAAGACGCCAAAAGCTTGGCGTTAATAGTGGATGACCCTGATGCTCCGATGGGAACCTTTGACCACTGGCTGATGTGGAATATACCGCCCACGGGTACGATTGCGGAGAACGCGGTTGCAGGCGCGCAGGGGCTTAACAGTGACAAGCAAGCATCATATATGGGTCCATGCCCGCCCTCTGGAACCCACCGTTACTTCTTCAAAGTCTACGCACTCGACACTCAGCTAAACCTCGATGCAAAAGTAACCACGAAAGCCGATTTGGAAAAAGCAATGCAAGGACACATCCTAGCTCAGGGCGAGTTGATGGGGCTCTACAGCCGCTCCAAATAA
- a CDS encoding DUF1922 domain-containing protein, with protein MPSTLIVECPNCGGLLMAASDKKTRTCPYCTKRISLHKAKRVAAAQNVFEASNMLRILKSQRQTKKKPQKKDYLERL; from the coding sequence ATGCCCTCGACGCTTATAGTTGAATGCCCAAACTGCGGCGGCTTACTTATGGCAGCATCCGACAAGAAAACCCGCACCTGCCCGTACTGCACCAAACGAATCAGCCTGCATAAAGCCAAACGCGTAGCAGCTGCACAAAACGTTTTCGAAGCCTCAAACATGCTGCGCATACTCAAAAGCCAACGGCAAACAAAAAAGAAACCACAAAAAAAGGATTATTTGGAGCGGCTGTAG
- a CDS encoding restriction endonuclease, translating into MKSGAHEMSLTISLKDPRAKEIVENITLTRRDEVIEKYIILGEMVASHASISTSKETVEEFFSPLRQDIETIREQIRLIIPTLSTPTKKGKMTVETVYASLKEHFMDDSFEDVSRIGKYSDILATTPVSKTPILIELKDYSGTVPSSEVEKFWRDIERRGTHYGIFISLRTGISKCSSCITVKTEMNKTAIFVNNSELNWSGHIFAFYVIKKIVEIESLKKKELKGEEINKVIARANKHVQELQKLVNSIQEIGTIADRLKTTCKNNLDELINLSNSLKRTMNERICDILTELEKVDV; encoded by the coding sequence ATGAAATCCGGTGCACACGAAATGAGCCTAACAATATCTCTTAAAGACCCCCGAGCAAAAGAAATAGTAGAAAACATCACACTTACACGAAGAGATGAAGTTATTGAAAAATATATTATCCTCGGAGAAATGGTTGCATCCCATGCATCAATAAGCACAAGCAAAGAAACAGTTGAAGAATTTTTCTCACCGCTACGTCAGGATATTGAGACAATAAGGGAGCAAATAAGACTTATAATTCCAACGCTCTCAACTCCAACAAAGAAAGGGAAAATGACGGTGGAAACCGTTTATGCAAGTCTAAAAGAGCATTTTATGGATGATTCTTTTGAAGATGTTTCAAGAATTGGAAAATACTCAGATATTTTAGCAACAACTCCGGTATCAAAGACGCCTATTTTAATAGAACTAAAAGACTACAGTGGCACTGTCCCTTCAAGTGAGGTGGAAAAGTTTTGGCGAGACATCGAAAGAAGAGGAACTCATTATGGAATATTTATCTCATTACGAACTGGGATATCAAAGTGTTCCAGTTGCATTACGGTTAAAACTGAAATGAACAAAACGGCAATTTTCGTTAACAACAGTGAACTTAACTGGTCTGGACACATATTCGCATTCTATGTCATCAAAAAAATTGTTGAAATCGAGTCTTTAAAGAAAAAAGAACTGAAGGGTGAAGAAATTAACAAGGTAATTGCAAGAGCAAATAAACATGTACAAGAACTTCAAAAGCTTGTTAATTCGATTCAAGAGATTGGAACGATTGCAGATAGGCTTAAAACAACCTGTAAAAACAACCTTGACGAGTTAATCAACTTATCAAACTCACTTAAACGTACTATGAATGAACGTATATGTGATATATTGACTGAGTTAGAAAAGGTGGATGTTTAA
- a CDS encoding adenylate kinase family protein yields MNRRVIVVTGTPAVGKTTLSKQLAEDLSARYVNLTELAKSERLLVGKDPDRDTQIIDEDKVRQKLAQLLQQTPNADFIVDGHYAAAVTPPDAVTQVLVLRRHPKELHAQMQQKGFSTQKIQENLTAEILDACLVEALAHQSKEKICELDLTGKNVEQSLKAVHDVLAGKAPCVVGMIDWIAVLEKEGVVDEYLRF; encoded by the coding sequence ATGAATAGGCGTGTCATAGTGGTTACGGGAACTCCTGCAGTTGGGAAAACTACGTTGTCTAAGCAGCTTGCAGAGGATTTGTCTGCTCGATATGTTAATTTGACGGAGCTGGCGAAATCTGAGCGGTTGCTTGTGGGCAAAGACCCCGACCGTGACACCCAAATCATCGACGAAGACAAGGTGCGCCAAAAACTCGCCCAGCTGCTCCAGCAAACCCCAAACGCCGATTTCATCGTTGATGGGCACTACGCCGCCGCAGTAACGCCCCCAGACGCGGTGACCCAAGTGCTGGTGCTTAGGCGCCACCCCAAAGAACTCCACGCCCAAATGCAGCAAAAAGGCTTTAGCACCCAAAAAATCCAAGAAAACCTCACCGCCGAAATCCTTGACGCCTGCCTCGTTGAAGCCCTAGCGCATCAATCCAAAGAAAAAATCTGCGAACTTGACCTCACTGGCAAAAACGTAGAGCAAAGCCTCAAAGCCGTCCACGATGTGCTTGCAGGCAAAGCCCCCTGTGTTGTGGGCATGATTGATTGGATTGCGGTTTTAGAAAAAGAAGGCGTTGTGGATGAGTATTTGCGCTTTTAG
- a CDS encoding S53 family peptidase — MQKCRVLAFALVLSFSVTILSEVYVTQAHATLTEKNGKASPLFEVFPLADPYAVTGYSPDQVRRAYNLPSSGGAGSTIAVVVAYRAPDIASDLSVFSERFGLPEADLEVYSMAPKISFDEGWSLETALDVQWAHAIAPQAKILLVQAESETLNDLLSAVDYARNRPDVVSVSMSWGSDEFVSQTRSNRHFTSAYGAVFYAASGDNGSGCMWPASSANVVSVGGTTLSLDAYGTVLSETAWSKSGGGISAYEPQPDYQAQYGIQSSKRTTPDVSYNADPSTGFAVYHDSRWYIVGGTSAGAPQWAAINALSHSASNDNLYLNAQSQNYTYYFRDILAGSNGYDATTGYDYVTGLGSPLTSNYGRSLLTSITLLPAGQSTPLSESNQFTVTYTSGGNVQTTYIQDSTLTLHTDSNTNLEVAAASTNSNSQEKWVLTASNSPTQIASGTNQTIYYYNLLAQTTSYTITGTNPTQNPTITYYTAPAQASTQGTVQTTQVTLSQITPQTFWALRQTTATATNPLQATQTTRWATQTSQWRITQPNQLPDAIAYTEQYSLEIVGAQENVQWYDRGSTVQVQLLSVSDRASGVGQRVTGYRVDSGAETSVQTAQAVVFPVVMDAPHQIQVSAVEQYELSIPDDFVESIINPPVAGDSGWYDLGTRVTVSFAYSKPALTAQSRINIAAYAINQDSPTALTRQGKGVFTVQITMNEPQTITLNTVTQYRLEVVGGNNITTVPASPTGDDFFDAGTQTAVSTDYLWGEGSTRQNLIGYTLNGVAHEVAQEGSGTYTTPAITIDSSQKLNFDSVTQYLVGFKFTDQNGDTPITPQKVQIETANDGVVPVLGQGFWLDSGTQFRFHSIVWGDVDVKPDLLELYVVDAPVTEEVACQVSSAQLNVKDYLNLPVTDAKATIEFANATVVTAATGSDGSIDLGLIPLGTFNATITYFGVSTTVSSAAQPTTVTIFISTATVILVVTCIIAASVGAVAVLFKRRKRAKAATSYTL, encoded by the coding sequence GTGCAGAAATGTCGCGTCTTAGCCTTTGCCTTGGTTTTGTCGTTTTCGGTTACAATTCTAAGCGAGGTATATGTAACCCAAGCACATGCCACGTTAACAGAAAAAAACGGGAAGGCATCGCCACTTTTTGAAGTCTTTCCCTTAGCAGACCCTTACGCCGTAACGGGGTACTCTCCTGATCAAGTTCGCCGCGCGTATAATTTGCCGTCGTCAGGTGGGGCGGGGTCTACGATTGCGGTTGTTGTAGCGTATAGGGCACCTGATATTGCTTCGGATTTGTCAGTTTTTAGTGAGCGATTTGGTTTGCCTGAGGCTGACCTTGAAGTGTATAGCATGGCGCCAAAAATTTCGTTTGATGAAGGGTGGTCGTTGGAGACAGCGTTAGATGTCCAGTGGGCTCACGCTATTGCGCCTCAAGCGAAAATACTGCTGGTTCAAGCGGAATCTGAAACTCTTAATGATCTTCTATCGGCGGTGGATTATGCACGAAATCGACCTGATGTGGTTTCTGTTTCGATGAGTTGGGGCTCGGACGAGTTTGTTTCGCAGACTCGAAGCAACAGGCATTTTACTAGTGCGTATGGCGCGGTTTTTTATGCGGCTTCAGGGGATAACGGTTCGGGTTGTATGTGGCCTGCGAGTTCGGCAAATGTGGTTTCTGTTGGTGGGACAACGCTTAGTTTAGATGCTTACGGCACGGTGCTCTCGGAGACGGCTTGGAGTAAAAGCGGCGGAGGCATAAGCGCCTACGAACCTCAACCAGATTATCAAGCACAATACGGCATCCAAAGCAGCAAACGAACCACCCCCGACGTATCCTACAATGCTGACCCATCCACGGGTTTTGCGGTGTACCATGATTCACGTTGGTATATAGTGGGCGGTACAAGCGCAGGTGCTCCACAATGGGCAGCAATCAACGCGTTAAGCCATTCTGCATCAAACGATAACTTGTACCTAAACGCGCAATCCCAAAACTACACCTACTACTTCCGTGATATACTAGCAGGTTCAAACGGCTACGACGCCACCACAGGCTACGACTACGTAACAGGACTAGGCAGCCCCTTAACCAGCAACTACGGACGATCCCTGCTCACATCCATAACCTTGCTACCTGCAGGGCAGTCCACACCGCTTTCGGAAAGCAACCAGTTCACAGTAACCTACACATCAGGGGGCAACGTGCAGACAACATACATTCAAGACAGCACGTTAACGCTGCACACGGACTCAAACACAAACCTTGAAGTAGCCGCCGCCAGCACAAACTCCAACAGCCAAGAAAAATGGGTCCTAACCGCAAGCAACAGCCCCACCCAAATAGCATCAGGCACCAACCAAACCATCTACTACTACAACCTGCTCGCCCAAACAACAAGCTACACCATCACAGGCACCAATCCAACCCAAAACCCAACAATAACCTATTACACCGCACCCGCTCAAGCATCCACACAGGGTACCGTGCAAACCACGCAGGTAACGCTTTCACAAATAACGCCCCAAACGTTTTGGGCTCTGCGTCAAACAACCGCCACCGCAACCAACCCGCTGCAAGCCACACAGACCACCAGATGGGCAACCCAGACCAGCCAATGGCGCATAACCCAGCCCAACCAGCTTCCAGACGCTATAGCGTACACGGAGCAGTATTCACTTGAAATTGTCGGGGCACAGGAAAATGTTCAATGGTATGATAGAGGGTCAACGGTGCAGGTTCAGCTTTTGAGCGTATCTGATAGGGCATCTGGGGTGGGTCAGAGGGTAACAGGTTATCGCGTGGACAGTGGAGCGGAAACGTCTGTGCAGACAGCTCAAGCCGTAGTATTTCCCGTTGTCATGGATGCACCTCATCAGATTCAAGTCAGCGCTGTTGAACAATACGAACTTAGCATACCAGACGATTTTGTGGAATCCATCATAAACCCACCTGTAGCAGGCGACAGTGGATGGTATGACCTTGGAACGCGTGTTACCGTCAGTTTTGCATATTCAAAACCGGCTTTAACTGCTCAGTCACGAATCAACATCGCCGCCTACGCCATAAACCAAGACAGCCCAACGGCTTTGACGCGGCAAGGAAAAGGCGTTTTTACGGTTCAAATAACCATGAATGAGCCCCAAACAATCACGCTAAATACTGTTACGCAATACCGCCTTGAAGTCGTGGGCGGCAACAACATCACCACGGTTCCAGCGTCCCCAACAGGAGATGATTTTTTTGATGCAGGCACCCAAACAGCGGTATCCACGGATTATCTTTGGGGCGAAGGCAGCACCCGCCAAAACCTAATCGGGTACACGCTCAACGGCGTTGCACACGAAGTAGCCCAAGAAGGCAGCGGCACTTATACCACGCCCGCCATAACCATCGACAGCAGCCAAAAGTTAAACTTTGATTCAGTTACACAGTATCTGGTTGGGTTCAAGTTCACTGACCAAAACGGCGACACGCCTATAACGCCTCAAAAGGTGCAAATTGAAACCGCCAACGACGGGGTGGTGCCTGTTTTGGGGCAGGGTTTTTGGCTGGATAGCGGGACACAGTTCCGTTTCCATAGCATTGTTTGGGGAGATGTTGATGTGAAGCCTGATTTGTTAGAATTGTATGTTGTTGATGCACCTGTAACGGAGGAGGTTGCGTGTCAAGTTAGCAGTGCCCAGTTAAATGTAAAGGATTACCTGAACCTTCCCGTGACAGATGCCAAAGCAACTATTGAATTCGCGAATGCTACGGTTGTAACTGCCGCTACAGGAAGCGATGGCTCCATAGATTTGGGTTTGATTCCGCTTGGGACATTTAACGCTACCATAACGTATTTTGGCGTCTCAACAACTGTGAGCAGCGCTGCGCAGCCAACGACAGTGACAATCTTTATCAGTACAGCTACAGTCATTTTGGTAGTAACATGCATCATAGCCGCCTCTGTAGGGGCGGTTGCTGTTTTGTTTAAAAGACGCAAACGTGCAAAAGCCGCTACTTCCTATACCCTCTGA